The following proteins come from a genomic window of Ursus arctos isolate Adak ecotype North America unplaced genomic scaffold, UrsArc2.0 scaffold_12, whole genome shotgun sequence:
- the FUBP1 gene encoding far upstream element-binding protein 1 isoform X8, which yields MADYSTVPPPSSGSAGGGGGGGGGGGVNDAFKDALQRARQIAAKIGGDAGTSLNSNDYGYGGQKRPLEDGDGSWTSPSSTTHWEGMPSPFKDQPDAKKVAPQNDSFGTQLPPMHQQQSRSVMTEEYKVPDGMVGFIIGRGGEQISRIQQESGCKIQIAPDSGGLPERSCMLTGTPESVQSAKRLLDQIVEKGRPAPGFHHGDGPGNAVQEIMIPASKAGLVIGKGGETIKQLQERAGVKMVMIQDGPQNTGADKPLRITGDPYKVQQAKEMVLELIRDQGGFREVRNEYGSRIGGNEGIDVPIPRFAVGIVIGRNGEMIKKIQNDAGVRIQFKPDDGTTPDRIAQITGPPDRCQHAAEIITDLLRSVQAGNPGGPGPGGRGRGRGQGNWNMGPPGGLQEFNFIVPTGKTGLIIGKGGETIKSISQQSGARIELQRNPPPNADPNMKLFTIRGTPQQIDYARQLIEEKIGGPVNPLGPPVPHGPHGVPGPHGPPGPPGPGTPMGPYNPAPYNPGPPGPAPHGPPAPYAPQGWGNAYPHWQQQAPPDPAKAGTDPNSAAWAAYYAHYYQQQAQPPPAAPAGAPTTTQTNGQGNYGDQQNPAPAGQVDYTKAWEEYYKKMGQAVPAPTGAPPGGQPDYSAAWAEYYRQQAAYYAQTSPQGMPQHPPAPQCLPRPSTLGSAAKSNRNYPCVKRRLA from the exons attgcaGCAAAAATTGGAGGTGATGCTGGTACATCACTGAATTCAAATGACTATGGTTATGGGGGACAAAAAAGACCTTTGGAAGATGGAG aTGGCTCTTGGACAAGTCCGAGCAGTACAACACACTGGGAGGGAATGCCCTCTCCTTTTAAAg ATCAACCAGATGCTAAGAAAGTTGCTCCTCAAAATGACT CTTTTGGAACACAGTTACCACCGATGCATCAGCAGCAAAG CAGGTCTGTAATGACAGAAGAATACAAAGTTCCAGATGGAATGGTTGGATTTA TAATTGGCAGAGGTGGTGAACAGATCTCACGTATACAACAAGAATCTGGATGCAAAATACAGATAGCTCCTG acAGTGGTGGCCTTCCAGAAAGGTCTTGTATGCTAACTGGAACACCTGAATCTGTCCA ATCAGCAAAACGGTTACTGGACCAGATTGTTGAAAAAGGAAGACCAGCCCCTGGCTTCCATCATGGTGATGGACCAGGAAATGCAGTTCAAGAAATCATGATTCCAGCTAGCAAGGCAGGATTAGTTATTGGAAAGGGAGGAGAAACTATTAAACAACTTCAG GAGCGGGCTGGAGTTAAAATGGTTATGATTCAAGATGGACCTCAGAACACTGGTGCTGACAAACCTCTTAGGATTACAGGAGACCCATACAAAGTTCAG CAAGCCAAGGAAATGGTTTTAGAGTTAATTCGTGATCAAGGTGGTTTCAGAGAAGTTCGAAATGAGTATGGGTCAAGAATAGGAGGAAATGAAGGGATAGAT GTCCCCATTCCAAGATTTGCTGTTGGCATTGTAataggaagaaatggagagatgattaaaaaaatacaaaatgatgcTGGTGTTCGAATTCAATTTAAGCCAG aTGATGGAACAACACCTGATAGAATAGCACAAATAACGGGACCTCCAGACCGATGTCAGCATGCTGCAGAAATTATTACAGACCTTCTTCGAAGTGTTCAG GCTGGTAATCCTGGTGGACCTGGACCTGGTGGTCGAGGAAGAGGTAGAGGTCAAGGCAACTGGAACATGGGACCACCTGGTGGACTACAGGAATTTAATTTCATTGTACcaactgggaaaactggattaaTAATAGGAAAag GAGGTGAAACCATAAAAAGCATAAGCCAGCAGTCTGGTGCAAGAATAGAACTTCAGAGAAATCCTCCACCTAATGCAGATCCTAATATGAAATTATTTACAATCCGTGGCACTCCACAGCAAATAGACTATGCACGGCAACTTATAGAAGAAAAGATTGGT GGCCCGGTAAATCCTTTAGGGCCACCTGTACCCCATGGGCCCCATGGTGTCCCAGGCCCTCACGGgcctcctgggcctccagggCCTGGAACTCCAATGGGACCATACAACCCTGCACCTTATAATCCAGGACCACCCGGCCCTGCTCCTCA TGGTCCTCCAGCTCCTTATGCTCCCCAGGGGTGGGGAAATGCATATCCACACTGGCAGCAACAGGCCCCTCCTGATCCAG CTAAGGCAGGAACGGATCCAAATTCAGCAGCTTGGGCTGCCTATTATGCTCACTATTATCAGCAGCAAGCACAGCCACCACCTGCAGCTCCTGCCGGTGCACCAACTACAACCCAAACCAATGGACAAGGTAACTATG GAGATCAGCAGAATCCAGCTCCAGCTGGACAGGTTGATTATACCAAGGCTTGGGAAGAGTATTACAAGAAAATGG GTCAAGCAGTTCCTGCTCCTACTGGTGCTCCACCAGGTGGTCAGCCAGATTATAGTGCAGCCTGGGCTGAGTACTATAGACAACAAGCAGCCTACTATGCCCAGACAAGTCCCCAGGGAATGCCACAGCATCCTCCAGCACCTCAG TGCCTTCCCAGACCTTCCACCTTAGGTTCTGCTGCAAAAAGCAACAG AAACTACCCGTGTGTAAAAAGAAGATTGGCTTAA
- the FUBP1 gene encoding far upstream element-binding protein 1 isoform X5 — translation MADYSTVPPPSSGSAGGGGGGGGGGGVNDAFKDALQRARQIAAKIGGDAGTSLNSNDYGYGGQKRPLEDGDGSWTSPSSTTHWEGMPSPFKDQPDAKKVAPQNDSFGTQLPPMHQQQSRSVMTEEYKVPDGMVGFIIGRGGEQISRIQQESGCKIQIAPDSGGLPERSCMLTGTPESVQSAKRLLDQIVEKGRPAPGFHHGDGPGNAVQEIMIPASKAGLVIGKGGETIKQLQERAGVKMVMIQDGPQNTGADKPLRITGDPYKVQQAKEMVLELIRDQGGFREVRNEYGSRIGGNEGIDVPIPRFAVGIVIGRNGEMIKKIQNDAGVRIQFKPDDGTTPDRIAQITGPPDRCQHAAEIITDLLRSVQAGNPGGPGPGGRGRGRGQGNWNMGPPGGLQEFNFIVPTGKTGLIIGKGGETIKSISQQSGARIELQRNPPPNADPNMKLFTIRGTPQQIDYARQLIEEKIGGPVNPLGPPVPHGPHGVPGPHGPPGPPGPGTPMGPYNPAPYNPGPPGPAPHGPPAPYAPQGWGNAYPHWQQQAPPDPAKAGTDPNSAAWAAYYAHYYQQQAQPPPAAPAGAPTTTQTNGQGDQQNPAPAGQVDYTKAWEEYYKKMGQQGQTQDYSKAWEEYYKKQGQAVPAPTGAPPGGQPDYSAAWAEYYRQQAAYYAQTSPQGMPQHPPAPQCLPRPSTLGSAAKSNSAEDAASTKS, via the exons attgcaGCAAAAATTGGAGGTGATGCTGGTACATCACTGAATTCAAATGACTATGGTTATGGGGGACAAAAAAGACCTTTGGAAGATGGAG aTGGCTCTTGGACAAGTCCGAGCAGTACAACACACTGGGAGGGAATGCCCTCTCCTTTTAAAg ATCAACCAGATGCTAAGAAAGTTGCTCCTCAAAATGACT CTTTTGGAACACAGTTACCACCGATGCATCAGCAGCAAAG CAGGTCTGTAATGACAGAAGAATACAAAGTTCCAGATGGAATGGTTGGATTTA TAATTGGCAGAGGTGGTGAACAGATCTCACGTATACAACAAGAATCTGGATGCAAAATACAGATAGCTCCTG acAGTGGTGGCCTTCCAGAAAGGTCTTGTATGCTAACTGGAACACCTGAATCTGTCCA ATCAGCAAAACGGTTACTGGACCAGATTGTTGAAAAAGGAAGACCAGCCCCTGGCTTCCATCATGGTGATGGACCAGGAAATGCAGTTCAAGAAATCATGATTCCAGCTAGCAAGGCAGGATTAGTTATTGGAAAGGGAGGAGAAACTATTAAACAACTTCAG GAGCGGGCTGGAGTTAAAATGGTTATGATTCAAGATGGACCTCAGAACACTGGTGCTGACAAACCTCTTAGGATTACAGGAGACCCATACAAAGTTCAG CAAGCCAAGGAAATGGTTTTAGAGTTAATTCGTGATCAAGGTGGTTTCAGAGAAGTTCGAAATGAGTATGGGTCAAGAATAGGAGGAAATGAAGGGATAGAT GTCCCCATTCCAAGATTTGCTGTTGGCATTGTAataggaagaaatggagagatgattaaaaaaatacaaaatgatgcTGGTGTTCGAATTCAATTTAAGCCAG aTGATGGAACAACACCTGATAGAATAGCACAAATAACGGGACCTCCAGACCGATGTCAGCATGCTGCAGAAATTATTACAGACCTTCTTCGAAGTGTTCAG GCTGGTAATCCTGGTGGACCTGGACCTGGTGGTCGAGGAAGAGGTAGAGGTCAAGGCAACTGGAACATGGGACCACCTGGTGGACTACAGGAATTTAATTTCATTGTACcaactgggaaaactggattaaTAATAGGAAAag GAGGTGAAACCATAAAAAGCATAAGCCAGCAGTCTGGTGCAAGAATAGAACTTCAGAGAAATCCTCCACCTAATGCAGATCCTAATATGAAATTATTTACAATCCGTGGCACTCCACAGCAAATAGACTATGCACGGCAACTTATAGAAGAAAAGATTGGT GGCCCGGTAAATCCTTTAGGGCCACCTGTACCCCATGGGCCCCATGGTGTCCCAGGCCCTCACGGgcctcctgggcctccagggCCTGGAACTCCAATGGGACCATACAACCCTGCACCTTATAATCCAGGACCACCCGGCCCTGCTCCTCA TGGTCCTCCAGCTCCTTATGCTCCCCAGGGGTGGGGAAATGCATATCCACACTGGCAGCAACAGGCCCCTCCTGATCCAG CTAAGGCAGGAACGGATCCAAATTCAGCAGCTTGGGCTGCCTATTATGCTCACTATTATCAGCAGCAAGCACAGCCACCACCTGCAGCTCCTGCCGGTGCACCAACTACAACCCAAACCAATGGACAAG GAGATCAGCAGAATCCAGCTCCAGCTGGACAGGTTGATTATACCAAGGCTTGGGAAGAGTATTACAAGAAAATGG GTCAACAAGGGCAGACACAAGATTATTCAAAAGCTTGGGAGGAATATTACAAGAAGCAAG GTCAAGCAGTTCCTGCTCCTACTGGTGCTCCACCAGGTGGTCAGCCAGATTATAGTGCAGCCTGGGCTGAGTACTATAGACAACAAGCAGCCTACTATGCCCAGACAAGTCCCCAGGGAATGCCACAGCATCCTCCAGCACCTCAG TGCCTTCCCAGACCTTCCACCTTAGGTTCTGCTGCAAAAAGCAACAG TGCTGAAGATGCTGCAAGCACCAAATCATAG
- the FUBP1 gene encoding far upstream element-binding protein 1 isoform X26 — protein MADYSTVPPPSSGSAGGGGGGGGGGGVNDAFKDALQRARQIAAKIGGDAGTSLNSNDYGYGGQKRPLEDGDQPDAKKVAPQNDSFGTQLPPMHQQQRSVMTEEYKVPDGMVGFIIGRGGEQISRIQQESGCKIQIAPDSGGLPERSCMLTGTPESVQSAKRLLDQIVEKGRPAPGFHHGDGPGNAVQEIMIPASKAGLVIGKGGETIKQLQERAGVKMVMIQDGPQNTGADKPLRITGDPYKVQQAKEMVLELIRDQGGFREVRNEYGSRIGGNEGIDVPIPRFAVGIVIGRNGEMIKKIQNDAGVRIQFKPDDGTTPDRIAQITGPPDRCQHAAEIITDLLRSVQAGNPGGPGPGGRGRGRGQGNWNMGPPGGLQEFNFIVPTGKTGLIIGKGGETIKSISQQSGARIELQRNPPPNADPNMKLFTIRGTPQQIDYARQLIEEKIGGPVNPLGPPVPHGPHGVPGPHGPPGPPGPGTPMGPYNPAPYNPGPPGPAPHGPPAPYAPQGWGNAYPHWQQQAPPDPAKAGTDPNSAAWAAYYAHYYQQQAQPPPAAPAGAPTTTQTNGQGDQQNPAPAGQVDYTKAWEEYYKKMGQAVPAPTGAPPGGQPDYSAAWAEYYRQQAAYYAQTSPQGMPQHPPAPQCLPRPSTLGSAAKSNRNYPCVKRRLA, from the exons attgcaGCAAAAATTGGAGGTGATGCTGGTACATCACTGAATTCAAATGACTATGGTTATGGGGGACAAAAAAGACCTTTGGAAGATGGAG ATCAACCAGATGCTAAGAAAGTTGCTCCTCAAAATGACT CTTTTGGAACACAGTTACCACCGATGCATCAGCAGCAAAG GTCTGTAATGACAGAAGAATACAAAGTTCCAGATGGAATGGTTGGATTTA TAATTGGCAGAGGTGGTGAACAGATCTCACGTATACAACAAGAATCTGGATGCAAAATACAGATAGCTCCTG acAGTGGTGGCCTTCCAGAAAGGTCTTGTATGCTAACTGGAACACCTGAATCTGTCCA ATCAGCAAAACGGTTACTGGACCAGATTGTTGAAAAAGGAAGACCAGCCCCTGGCTTCCATCATGGTGATGGACCAGGAAATGCAGTTCAAGAAATCATGATTCCAGCTAGCAAGGCAGGATTAGTTATTGGAAAGGGAGGAGAAACTATTAAACAACTTCAG GAGCGGGCTGGAGTTAAAATGGTTATGATTCAAGATGGACCTCAGAACACTGGTGCTGACAAACCTCTTAGGATTACAGGAGACCCATACAAAGTTCAG CAAGCCAAGGAAATGGTTTTAGAGTTAATTCGTGATCAAGGTGGTTTCAGAGAAGTTCGAAATGAGTATGGGTCAAGAATAGGAGGAAATGAAGGGATAGAT GTCCCCATTCCAAGATTTGCTGTTGGCATTGTAataggaagaaatggagagatgattaaaaaaatacaaaatgatgcTGGTGTTCGAATTCAATTTAAGCCAG aTGATGGAACAACACCTGATAGAATAGCACAAATAACGGGACCTCCAGACCGATGTCAGCATGCTGCAGAAATTATTACAGACCTTCTTCGAAGTGTTCAG GCTGGTAATCCTGGTGGACCTGGACCTGGTGGTCGAGGAAGAGGTAGAGGTCAAGGCAACTGGAACATGGGACCACCTGGTGGACTACAGGAATTTAATTTCATTGTACcaactgggaaaactggattaaTAATAGGAAAag GAGGTGAAACCATAAAAAGCATAAGCCAGCAGTCTGGTGCAAGAATAGAACTTCAGAGAAATCCTCCACCTAATGCAGATCCTAATATGAAATTATTTACAATCCGTGGCACTCCACAGCAAATAGACTATGCACGGCAACTTATAGAAGAAAAGATTGGT GGCCCGGTAAATCCTTTAGGGCCACCTGTACCCCATGGGCCCCATGGTGTCCCAGGCCCTCACGGgcctcctgggcctccagggCCTGGAACTCCAATGGGACCATACAACCCTGCACCTTATAATCCAGGACCACCCGGCCCTGCTCCTCA TGGTCCTCCAGCTCCTTATGCTCCCCAGGGGTGGGGAAATGCATATCCACACTGGCAGCAACAGGCCCCTCCTGATCCAG CTAAGGCAGGAACGGATCCAAATTCAGCAGCTTGGGCTGCCTATTATGCTCACTATTATCAGCAGCAAGCACAGCCACCACCTGCAGCTCCTGCCGGTGCACCAACTACAACCCAAACCAATGGACAAG GAGATCAGCAGAATCCAGCTCCAGCTGGACAGGTTGATTATACCAAGGCTTGGGAAGAGTATTACAAGAAAATGG GTCAAGCAGTTCCTGCTCCTACTGGTGCTCCACCAGGTGGTCAGCCAGATTATAGTGCAGCCTGGGCTGAGTACTATAGACAACAAGCAGCCTACTATGCCCAGACAAGTCCCCAGGGAATGCCACAGCATCCTCCAGCACCTCAG TGCCTTCCCAGACCTTCCACCTTAGGTTCTGCTGCAAAAAGCAACAG AAACTACCCGTGTGTAAAAAGAAGATTGGCTTAA
- the FUBP1 gene encoding far upstream element-binding protein 1 isoform X29: MADYSTVPPPSSGSAGGGGGGGGGGGVNDAFKDALQRARQIAAKIGGDAGTSLNSNDYGYGGQKRPLEDGDGSWTSPSSTTHWEGMPSPFKDQPDAKKVAPQNDSFGTQLPPMHQQQSRSVMTEEYKVPDGMVGFIIGRGGEQISRIQQESGCKIQIAPDSGGLPERSCMLTGTPESVQSAKRLLDQIVEKGRPAPGFHHGDGPGNAVQEIMIPASKAGLVIGKGGETIKQLQERAGVKMVMIQDGPQNTGADKPLRITGDPYKVQQAKEMVLELIRDQGGFREVRNEYGSRIGGNEGIDVPIPRFAVGIVIGRNGEMIKKIQNDAGVRIQFKPDDGTTPDRIAQITGPPDRCQHAAEIITDLLRSVQAGNPGGPGPGGRGRGRGQGNWNMGPPGGLQEFNFIVPTGKTGLIIGKGGETIKSISQQSGARIELQRNPPPNADPNMKLFTIRGTPQQIDYARQLIEEKIGGPVNPLGPPVPHGPHGVPGPHGPPGPPGPGTPMGPYNPAPYNPGPPGPAPHGPPAPYAPQGWGNAYPHWQQQAPPDPAKAGTDPNSAAWAAYYAHYYQQQAQPPPAAPAGAPTTTQTNGQGDQQNPAPAGQVDYTKAWEEYYKKMGQAVPAPTGAPPGGQPDYSAAWAEYYRQQAAYYAQTSPQGMPQHPPAPQGQ; encoded by the exons attgcaGCAAAAATTGGAGGTGATGCTGGTACATCACTGAATTCAAATGACTATGGTTATGGGGGACAAAAAAGACCTTTGGAAGATGGAG aTGGCTCTTGGACAAGTCCGAGCAGTACAACACACTGGGAGGGAATGCCCTCTCCTTTTAAAg ATCAACCAGATGCTAAGAAAGTTGCTCCTCAAAATGACT CTTTTGGAACACAGTTACCACCGATGCATCAGCAGCAAAG CAGGTCTGTAATGACAGAAGAATACAAAGTTCCAGATGGAATGGTTGGATTTA TAATTGGCAGAGGTGGTGAACAGATCTCACGTATACAACAAGAATCTGGATGCAAAATACAGATAGCTCCTG acAGTGGTGGCCTTCCAGAAAGGTCTTGTATGCTAACTGGAACACCTGAATCTGTCCA ATCAGCAAAACGGTTACTGGACCAGATTGTTGAAAAAGGAAGACCAGCCCCTGGCTTCCATCATGGTGATGGACCAGGAAATGCAGTTCAAGAAATCATGATTCCAGCTAGCAAGGCAGGATTAGTTATTGGAAAGGGAGGAGAAACTATTAAACAACTTCAG GAGCGGGCTGGAGTTAAAATGGTTATGATTCAAGATGGACCTCAGAACACTGGTGCTGACAAACCTCTTAGGATTACAGGAGACCCATACAAAGTTCAG CAAGCCAAGGAAATGGTTTTAGAGTTAATTCGTGATCAAGGTGGTTTCAGAGAAGTTCGAAATGAGTATGGGTCAAGAATAGGAGGAAATGAAGGGATAGAT GTCCCCATTCCAAGATTTGCTGTTGGCATTGTAataggaagaaatggagagatgattaaaaaaatacaaaatgatgcTGGTGTTCGAATTCAATTTAAGCCAG aTGATGGAACAACACCTGATAGAATAGCACAAATAACGGGACCTCCAGACCGATGTCAGCATGCTGCAGAAATTATTACAGACCTTCTTCGAAGTGTTCAG GCTGGTAATCCTGGTGGACCTGGACCTGGTGGTCGAGGAAGAGGTAGAGGTCAAGGCAACTGGAACATGGGACCACCTGGTGGACTACAGGAATTTAATTTCATTGTACcaactgggaaaactggattaaTAATAGGAAAag GAGGTGAAACCATAAAAAGCATAAGCCAGCAGTCTGGTGCAAGAATAGAACTTCAGAGAAATCCTCCACCTAATGCAGATCCTAATATGAAATTATTTACAATCCGTGGCACTCCACAGCAAATAGACTATGCACGGCAACTTATAGAAGAAAAGATTGGT GGCCCGGTAAATCCTTTAGGGCCACCTGTACCCCATGGGCCCCATGGTGTCCCAGGCCCTCACGGgcctcctgggcctccagggCCTGGAACTCCAATGGGACCATACAACCCTGCACCTTATAATCCAGGACCACCCGGCCCTGCTCCTCA TGGTCCTCCAGCTCCTTATGCTCCCCAGGGGTGGGGAAATGCATATCCACACTGGCAGCAACAGGCCCCTCCTGATCCAG CTAAGGCAGGAACGGATCCAAATTCAGCAGCTTGGGCTGCCTATTATGCTCACTATTATCAGCAGCAAGCACAGCCACCACCTGCAGCTCCTGCCGGTGCACCAACTACAACCCAAACCAATGGACAAG GAGATCAGCAGAATCCAGCTCCAGCTGGACAGGTTGATTATACCAAGGCTTGGGAAGAGTATTACAAGAAAATGG GTCAAGCAGTTCCTGCTCCTACTGGTGCTCCACCAGGTGGTCAGCCAGATTATAGTGCAGCCTGGGCTGAGTACTATAGACAACAAGCAGCCTACTATGCCCAGACAAGTCCCCAGGGAATGCCACAGCATCCTCCAGCACCTCAG GGCCAATAA
- the FUBP1 gene encoding far upstream element-binding protein 1 isoform X4, whose protein sequence is MADYSTVPPPSSGSAGGGGGGGGGGGVNDAFKDALQRARQIAAKIGGDAGTSLNSNDYGYGGQKRPLEDGDGSWTSPSSTTHWEGMPSPFKDQPDAKKVAPQNDSFGTQLPPMHQQQSRSVMTEEYKVPDGMVGFIIGRGGEQISRIQQESGCKIQIAPDSGGLPERSCMLTGTPESVQSAKRLLDQIVEKGRPAPGFHHGDGPGNAVQEIMIPASKAGLVIGKGGETIKQLQERAGVKMVMIQDGPQNTGADKPLRITGDPYKVQQAKEMVLELIRDQGGFREVRNEYGSRIGGNEGIDVPIPRFAVGIVIGRNGEMIKKIQNDAGVRIQFKPDDGTTPDRIAQITGPPDRCQHAAEIITDLLRSVQAGNPGGPGPGGRGRGRGQGNWNMGPPGGLQEFNFIVPTGKTGLIIGKGGETIKSISQQSGARIELQRNPPPNADPNMKLFTIRGTPQQIDYARQLIEEKIGGPVNPLGPPVPHGPHGVPGPHGPPGPPGPGTPMGPYNPAPYNPGPPGPAPHGPPAPYAPQGWGNAYPHWQQQAPPDPAKAGTDPNSAAWAAYYAHYYQQQAQPPPAAPAGAPTTTQTNGQGDQQNPAPAGQVDYTKAWEEYYKKMGQQGQTQDYSKAWEEYYKKQGQAVPAPTGAPPGGQPDYSAAWAEYYRQQAAYYAQTSPQGMPQHPPAPQCLPRPSTLGSAAKSNRNYPCVKRRLA, encoded by the exons attgcaGCAAAAATTGGAGGTGATGCTGGTACATCACTGAATTCAAATGACTATGGTTATGGGGGACAAAAAAGACCTTTGGAAGATGGAG aTGGCTCTTGGACAAGTCCGAGCAGTACAACACACTGGGAGGGAATGCCCTCTCCTTTTAAAg ATCAACCAGATGCTAAGAAAGTTGCTCCTCAAAATGACT CTTTTGGAACACAGTTACCACCGATGCATCAGCAGCAAAG CAGGTCTGTAATGACAGAAGAATACAAAGTTCCAGATGGAATGGTTGGATTTA TAATTGGCAGAGGTGGTGAACAGATCTCACGTATACAACAAGAATCTGGATGCAAAATACAGATAGCTCCTG acAGTGGTGGCCTTCCAGAAAGGTCTTGTATGCTAACTGGAACACCTGAATCTGTCCA ATCAGCAAAACGGTTACTGGACCAGATTGTTGAAAAAGGAAGACCAGCCCCTGGCTTCCATCATGGTGATGGACCAGGAAATGCAGTTCAAGAAATCATGATTCCAGCTAGCAAGGCAGGATTAGTTATTGGAAAGGGAGGAGAAACTATTAAACAACTTCAG GAGCGGGCTGGAGTTAAAATGGTTATGATTCAAGATGGACCTCAGAACACTGGTGCTGACAAACCTCTTAGGATTACAGGAGACCCATACAAAGTTCAG CAAGCCAAGGAAATGGTTTTAGAGTTAATTCGTGATCAAGGTGGTTTCAGAGAAGTTCGAAATGAGTATGGGTCAAGAATAGGAGGAAATGAAGGGATAGAT GTCCCCATTCCAAGATTTGCTGTTGGCATTGTAataggaagaaatggagagatgattaaaaaaatacaaaatgatgcTGGTGTTCGAATTCAATTTAAGCCAG aTGATGGAACAACACCTGATAGAATAGCACAAATAACGGGACCTCCAGACCGATGTCAGCATGCTGCAGAAATTATTACAGACCTTCTTCGAAGTGTTCAG GCTGGTAATCCTGGTGGACCTGGACCTGGTGGTCGAGGAAGAGGTAGAGGTCAAGGCAACTGGAACATGGGACCACCTGGTGGACTACAGGAATTTAATTTCATTGTACcaactgggaaaactggattaaTAATAGGAAAag GAGGTGAAACCATAAAAAGCATAAGCCAGCAGTCTGGTGCAAGAATAGAACTTCAGAGAAATCCTCCACCTAATGCAGATCCTAATATGAAATTATTTACAATCCGTGGCACTCCACAGCAAATAGACTATGCACGGCAACTTATAGAAGAAAAGATTGGT GGCCCGGTAAATCCTTTAGGGCCACCTGTACCCCATGGGCCCCATGGTGTCCCAGGCCCTCACGGgcctcctgggcctccagggCCTGGAACTCCAATGGGACCATACAACCCTGCACCTTATAATCCAGGACCACCCGGCCCTGCTCCTCA TGGTCCTCCAGCTCCTTATGCTCCCCAGGGGTGGGGAAATGCATATCCACACTGGCAGCAACAGGCCCCTCCTGATCCAG CTAAGGCAGGAACGGATCCAAATTCAGCAGCTTGGGCTGCCTATTATGCTCACTATTATCAGCAGCAAGCACAGCCACCACCTGCAGCTCCTGCCGGTGCACCAACTACAACCCAAACCAATGGACAAG GAGATCAGCAGAATCCAGCTCCAGCTGGACAGGTTGATTATACCAAGGCTTGGGAAGAGTATTACAAGAAAATGG GTCAACAAGGGCAGACACAAGATTATTCAAAAGCTTGGGAGGAATATTACAAGAAGCAAG GTCAAGCAGTTCCTGCTCCTACTGGTGCTCCACCAGGTGGTCAGCCAGATTATAGTGCAGCCTGGGCTGAGTACTATAGACAACAAGCAGCCTACTATGCCCAGACAAGTCCCCAGGGAATGCCACAGCATCCTCCAGCACCTCAG TGCCTTCCCAGACCTTCCACCTTAGGTTCTGCTGCAAAAAGCAACAG AAACTACCCGTGTGTAAAAAGAAGATTGGCTTAA